The Eurosta solidaginis isolate ZX-2024a chromosome 4, ASM4086904v1, whole genome shotgun sequence genome includes a window with the following:
- the LOC137250531 gene encoding putative ATP-dependent RNA helicase TDRD12 isoform X1: MAADKNKHISVTHFINPQLFWFHEISVPNDTYREIKDLEEQLEQYYKTHQPWTQAIRKPAIGMLVSVKFLAWHKIIRARVEHIANFSRNAHGGEYIMWAIDYGFPFQTKSDQIFRLPDKLSCMVDHIKRGGLAYLSPAEKDFDFRKNSAVTNAKEMWSQRACELVEKLVNDSESVVFVEKFQIKDHAWGDLIVTTHLGDKCNVRDYLIGMSLALDTGPIFREICMDLKVIKILPWMTNSGNSKFSSNKGFLCNGDMRDDKKMQQLVKLECNEYAKKKVEDWCARNELVTFQDSADFDTDMLFDGIAFDDSVSNKNFEIRKSKTDERNEVNKENNNAITRNPSSKQQRDLEQCVNLGSDDDDSLNSTPSEIINDQKLGMAGALAESRNKKYGKNDLPPKPTTLDFDISADSEKDLLKENNEEKVKLLSGVESLASLETGISSRKLKLLEKRKQQMGNKKLDEQNNAGNHQAIVVEPERNSKQKNLIDLSSTNSTVVEIDIAKQMRNTVIHNRDSNINDKTNVPTSVVNSRVKRHLLNRHKVPLINEEDSTTDSTSANTNDHVIPQISASTKRMELLKKQRLEKLKAENTAKVNLASSHGESLKKADIQLNTEDASSIASTAKTSSHIGRLMNLRKKLNEEKNLRTVVNNTSFYNKKVKEVKSETYFELTSKSQMSPPTETLNENCTFYGMRMVPAGFDLTNLNRYKDEKNHWHRKTTTRYDYIPHSDDALIDSSSRDILNASTTSSSSETTEDKQNMQQNNFKDSRTKERNPSSLTKHANILDTTVPQIDEEPMEFFACTTERQTKNKISRMKEQQLLSSSSNVSSSTTPKKYGRYRSLKPPSTQMNKIDEILRTAYVEKESGNDEILDLKNLNSSVCKEDSDNTELYSAEDGTYGGGTTSDNEDIDSERHSSNKRSLIRSRLQKKIAVQQEHLKQVEHQLSSELNGNKPDCFRIFLPLVQEELREIEGEHRLKTKFIDHLVLAHSKVQLSSIAQTSEAFFLKEIQDEMENMRVTKLYRIQAYAWPHLLRGNSLFIVNPNKSGKTWSYLPAICSLVAYRIQICGLTDTYGPVAIIVVPTSAHVEIVHNYCKRLLLGVRPAVTTVPSFGVRNANDAKVQLLNSCGILVATPGSLLRILQDNEKESLIDIERLKHLVIDDLDLMLSRAQDDVEMVLKTFFKLSKLSKNSIPALLPWQLVVTTRDWDSLLVALMRKSNEPLLLIGDFLEAAVYGRVMISIKLCPSERKIATILEFIEQNSLENERLLVLCNSDDDVYEVVDALTISGFICISYDSHASSDVRIIVDEWRKKKVLSSRILVVADASFPELQIQNVSQVIHYSMPTSWTKFTARFSALAQTYENHVSRNFEMPAKSTNQGAARSLILLDEENSIQLPRLMDFMKKHDQLKLIHSDILAVSKRVLLEREEARILQGTRMCPYVLEFGECDEPRCEFRHNLTRFDAVSKTDNIPKAGDMRILILKVFSPTHYAARLLEHRSPNSTNWFDIRRSKEVCNFSMQLNMHYMKRENWTIHWPIHLGDLCVYKYCDTYQRIRILELPELQNTDIVKTLKLTVKLIDDGSIISGVKSDELYVCHNDFKDFPAQAINIRLSGVVPFDNERTWDTKSTKTVQKWIMTDITKKECVHVSINFTLIDTIWVNNLIVMEQLDQVGQYVYRVNLKRSLLEKNIAAAADNKRQSIREIAEEFGLLAANGDADATLSDSEMEFKTCSENETSNLMKFSSNDETMESEKLLQGYEPKEAKNFNKSGVLIKINDSLEDDGEDKEEDWDKQLNANEKTANEIYLPLRTHFEPEISEITNADTTAPTCETDTKTTTPETTRTTTTPLTSTITTTVSKQVPQLEETDTLAASIAALPTGKEQWLSLPLEQIVKVEIGSETENGNWNDIYLQQIEDEQLNKFDEMLELINDHITKLRAKPTMPFPASWFKPMQNCIVHHDNRYLRAKLYGIFVSDSSTRSTTNSSIYRFFLCDYACFIMAKPEDLYNDFLYPTTQEIVEFTPFQGVHCTLAGINLNRFAKPYKVTKDYLFAYAVKERASANIGMPHFNINSYEILLYENEYEHEMQTLELFNRTLIDKGVATADKENEHYLEMKIKLPKVPKDLCNFEDLLQCIQRSFELEMIEAQDNDTAPKLQTTPLQAIKPPQIDLPKNIKKIRQRPYKPLKSKSSDPSSGTDEEPLLSSSNKTTSSSDNDQSISSASAAHDTSSSSTEAPHLPPPPQLQAKHKRPQVCWYDTDCFIYLVISAPDISEYYLEVTEDTLIFYAEINEQSNALVLNFAGLIEPTLVSHEIRGLNVVVRLVKGVFMKWPRLLKQTTRYPWLTFNLNAIDLSEVEKLLPQQQLEMILQKTLGRKLNGSFSSDEPDSDDERNLFQTFTPIINSEDIHDPTLEIF; the protein is encoded by the exons AAGGATTTCGATTTTCGTAAAAATAGTGCTGTTACAAATGCCAAAGAGATGTGGAGCCAACGTGCATGTGAATTGGTAGAGAAATTGGTGAATGACTCTGAATCGGTAGTGTTtgtcgaaaaatttcaaattaaagatCATGCTTGGGGCGATCTAATCGTAACCACACACTTGGGTGATAAATGTAATGTGCGCGATTATTTAATTGGAATGAGTTTGGCCCTGGATACTGGACCAATATTCCGTGAAATATGCATGGATTTGAAGGTAATAAAAATTTTGCCATGGATGACAAATAGTGGCAATAGTAAATTTAGCAGCAACAAAGGTTTCTTGTGTAACGGAGATATGCGGGATGACAAGAAGATGCAACAATTAGTTAAGCTGGAATGCAATGAGTATGCAAAGAAGAAAGTAGAGGATTGGTGTGCACGAAATGAGTTGGTCACATTTCAGGACTCTGCAGATTTTGATACCGATATGTTATTTGATGGAATTGCGTTTGACGATTCGGTTTCGAATAAAAACTTTGAGATTCGTAAATCTAAAACTGACGAACGCAATGAAGTGAACAAAGAGAACAATAATGCGATCACACGAAACCCAAGCTCAAAACAGCAGCGTGATTTGGAGCAGTGCGTGAATTTGGGTAGTGACGATGATGACTCATTGAATTCAACACCAAGTGAGATTATTAATGACCAAAAGTTAGGCATGGCTGGTGCATTGGCGGAATCGAGAAATAAGAAATATGGTAAAAATGAtttaccaccaaagccaacaacTTTAGATTTTGATATAAGCGCAGACTCAGAGAAAGATTTACTCAAAGAAAATAATGAGGAGAAAGTGAAACTGCTCAGTGGCGTAGAGTCGTTAGCATCATTAGAAACAGGAATCTCCTCAAGAAAACTAAAATTGTTGGAGAAACGTAAGCAG CAGATGGGCAACAAAAAGTTGGATGAACAGAATAATGCTGGTAATCATCAAGCCATTGTCGTGGAGCCGGAACGTAATTCAAAACAGAAGAATCTCATAGACCTCAGCTCTACCAATAGTACTGTGGTTGAAATTGATATCGCAAAACAAATG CGCAATACTGTCATCCATAATAGAGATAGCAACATCAATGACAAAACCAACGTACCCACATCTGTGGTCAACTCACGGGTGAAGCGCCATCTACTCAACCGTCACAAGGTGCCTCTGATTAACGAAGAAGATAGCACCACTGACAGCACATCTGCTAATACAAACGATCATGTCATCCCACAAATCTCAGCTTCAACCAAACGTATGGAATTGCTTAAAAAG CAAAGATTGGAAAAACTCAAAGCAGAGAATACGGCAAAAGTCAACTTGGCATCAAGTCACGGCGAATCGCTTAAGAAAGCAGACATACAATTGAATACTGAAGATGCAAGTAGTATTGCTTCTACAGCGAAGACCAGTTCACATATTGGACGTTTGATGAATTTACGTAAAAAG CTTAACGAGGAAAAGAATCTGCGAACTGTTGTtaataatacaagtttttataataaaaag GTTAAAGAAGTTAAAAGTGAAACATATTTTGAGCTCACGTCAAAGTCGCAGATGTCACCGCCTACTGAG aCACTCAATGAAAATTGTACTTTTTATGGTATGCGTATGGTACCAGCTGGTTTTGACCTTACTAATCTGAATCGTTATAAAGATGAAAAAAATCATTGGCATCGGAAAACCACAACACGTTATGATTATATACCACATAGCGATGATGCACTTATAGACTCATCGAGTAGGGATATTTTGAATGCAAGTACAACTTCTTCGTCAAGTGAAACAACGGAAGATAAGCaaaatatgcaacaaaataactttaaggaTAGCAGAACAAAAGAAAGGAATCCATCAAGTCTTACAAAGCATGCAAATATTTTAGATACAACCGTGCCACAAATAGATGAAGAACCAATGGAATTTTTTGCTTGCACCACCGAACGTCAAACAAAGAATAAAATATCTAGGATGAAAGAACAGCAGTTGCTTTCTAGCAGTAGCAA TGTAAGCTCATCTACAACACCGAAAAAATATGGCCGATATCGATCGCTAAAACCACCATCAACACAAATGAACAAAATTGATGAAATATTACGTACGGCATATGTCGAAAAAGAAAGCGGCAATGACGAAatattagatttaaaaaatttgaactcGAGTGTTTGTAAAGAAGATTCTGATAATACGGAATTGTATTCAGCAGAAGATGGCACATATGGTGGTGGCACTACGTCAGATAACGAGGATATTGATTCCGAAAGGCATTCCTCTAATAAACGCTCATTGATAAGAAGtcgcttacaaaaaaaaatagcagTTCAACAAGAACATTTGAAGCAAGTCGAACATCAGTTAAGCTCTGAGTTGAACGGTAATAAACCAGACTGCTTTCGTATATTCTTACCCTTGGTACAAGAAGAGCTGCGTGAGATCGAAGGTGAACATCGTTTGAAGACAAAATTTATAGATCACTTAGTGTTAGCGCATTCAAAGGTACAACTTAGTTCGATCGCGCAAACATCAGAAGCATTTTTTCTAAAGGAAATTCAAGATGAAATGGAGAATATGCGTGTCACTAAATTATATCGGATACAAGCATACGCTTGGCCACATCTCTTACGGGGCAATTCACTTTTCATTGTTAATCCAAATAAATCGGGTAAAACATGGAGTTATTTGCCAGCTATTTGCAGTTTGGTAGCTTATCGTATACAAATTTGTGGCCTCACTGACACTTATGGACCCGTTGCCATCATCGTGGTGCCTACATCAGCACACGTAGAGATTGTGCATAATTATTGTAAACGTTTGCTATTGGGAGTAAGGCCCGCAGTAACGACAGTACCATCTTTTGGTGTACGCAATGCAAATGATGCTAAAGTACAATTACTCAATAGTTGTGGCATTTTAGTAGCAACGCCAGGAAGTTTACTACGCATATTACAAGACAACGAGAAAGAATCTTTGATTGATATAGAAAGGTTGAAACATTTGGTGATTGATGATTTGGATTTGATGTTGTCACGTGCACAAGATGATGTTGAAATGGTTTTAAAAACGTTTTTCAAATTGTCCAAATTGAGTAAAAATTCCATACCTGCTTTGTTACCTTGGCAATTAGTGGTGACAACACGTGATTGGGATTCATTGCTTGTTGCATTGATGCGTAAGTCAAATGAACCCTTACTCTTAATAGGCGATTTTTTAGAAGCCGCTGTGTATGGTAGAGTGATGATATCAATCAAACTGTGCCCAAGCGAACGTAAGATTGCGACGATTTTGGAATTTATCGAACAAAATTCATTAGAAAACGAACGACTGCTTGTGTTATGCAATAGCGATGATGATGTGTACGAAGTTGTAGATGCGCTGACAATTTCCGGATTTATTTGCATCAGCTACGACAGTCATGCCTCATCAGATGTTCGCATTATAGTTGATGAGTGGCGTAAAAAGAAG GTATTGTCATCACGCATACTTGTAGTTGCCGATGCATCATTTCCCGAACTGCAAATTCAAAATGTTTCTCAAGTTATACACTATTCTATGCCGACTTCATGGACTAAATTTACAGCACGTTTTTCAGCATTAGCACAAACTTATGAAAATCATGTGAGCAGAAATTTTGAAATGCCTGCTAAGAGTACGAATCAAGGTGCAGCACGTTCCTTAATATTACTGGACGAAGAGAATAGCATACAACTGCCACGTTTGATGGATTTTATGAAAAAGCATGATCAATTAAAATTAATACATTCCGATATATTAGCTGTGTCCAAACGTGTGCTATTGGAACGTGAAGAGGCTAGAATACTACAAGGTACCCGTATGTGTCCTTACGTGCTGGAGTTTGGTGAATGCGATGAGCCACGTTGCGAATTTCGTCATAATCTAACACGTTTCGATGCAGTTTCCAAAACTGATAATATACCAAAGGCTGGTGATATGCGTATACTTATATTAAAG GTGTTTTCGCCCACCCATTACGCCGCACGTCTTCTAGAACACCGTTCGCCCAATTCTACCAACTGGTTTGACATACGGCGCTCCAAGGAAGTGTGCAATTTTAGCATGCAATTGAATATGCATTATATGAAAAGAGAAAATTGGACCATACATTGGCCAATCCATTTAGGTGATTTGTGTGTATATAAATACTGCGACACATATCAACGTATTCGTATACTTGAACTGCCTGAATTACAAAATACAGatattgtaaaaacgctaaaATTGACAGTGAAGTTAATCGACGACGGTAGCATTATATCAGGCGTTAAATCTGATGAACTTTACGTTTGTCATAACGATTTTAAAGATTTTCCTGCACAAGCAATCAATATTCGGTTATCTGGTGTTGTGCCATTTGATAATGAACGCACTTGGGATACAAAATCAACCAAAACTGTACAGAAATGGATTATGACTGATATAACAAAAAAAGAATGCGTACATGTTAGTATCAATTTTACACTAATTGATACAATTTGGGTGAATAATTTAATTGTGATGGAACAGCTGGATCAAGTTGGACAATATGTTTATCGTGTAAATTTGAAACGGTCACTCTTGGAGAAAAATATTGCAGCAGCAGCTGATAACAAACGACAAAGTATACGCGAAATAGCTGAAGAATTTGGATTATTGGCGGCAAATGGTGATGCCGATGCCACGCTCAGTGACTCTGAAATGGAATTTAAAACTTGCAGTGAGAATGAAACAAGTAATCTAATGAAATTTTCATCGAATGACGAAACAATGGAAAGTGAAAAGTTGTTGCAAGGATACGAGCCAAAGGAagctaaaaattttaacaaatccGGAGTGCTGATTAAAATTAACGATAGCCTAGAAGATGATGGGGAGGACAAAGAAGAAGATTGGGATAAGCAGTTGAATGCGAATGAAAAAACTGCTAATGAG ATTTATTTGCCACTACGAACTCATTTTGAGCCTGAAATAAGCGAAATAACAAATGCAGATACAACAGCGCCCACATGTGAAACcgacacaaaaacaacaacaccagaAACAACAAGAACGACAACAACACCACTAacttcaacaataacaacaacagtatcAAAGCAAGTTCCTCAACTCGAAGAAACCGATACTCTTGCTGCCTCTATTGCTGCACTACCTACTGGCAAAGAGCAATGGCTTTCATTACCTTTAGAGCAAATTGTTAAGGTAGAGATCGGTAGTGAAACAGAGAATGGTAATTGGAATGATATTTATTTGCAACAAATTGAGGATGAACAGTTAAATAAATTTGATGAAATGCTTGAGTTAATCAATGATCATATAACGAAGCTGCGCGCCAAACCAACAATGCCATTTCCCGCGTCTTGGTTCAAGCCAATGCAAAATTGTATAGTACACCATGACAATCGTTATTTGCGTGCGAAATTGTATGGAATATTTGTAAGTGATTCTTCGACACGATCTACCACCAATTCGTCAATTTATCGCTTCTTTCTATGTGATTATGCATGTTTCATAATGGCGAAACCTGAGGACTTGTACAATGATTTCCTATATCCTACCACACAGGAAATTGTTGAATTTACACCCTTTCAGGGTGTACATTGCACTTTGGCTGGTAtaaatttaaatcgttttgcGAAACCTTACAAAGTTACCAAAGATTATTTATTTGCTTATGCAGTGAAGGAACGTGCAAGTGCTAATATTGGAATGCCACATTTCAATATAAATTCATATGAAATtttattatatgaaaatgaatatGAACATGAGATGCAAACACTTGAGCTATTCAATAGAACGTTAATAGATAAAGGCGTGGCTACAGCAGATAAAGAGAACGAACATTACTTGGAAATGAAAATCAAATTACCAAAAGTGCCTAAAGATTTATGTAATTTTGAAGATCTATTACAATGCATACAACGTTCTTTTGAATTGGAAATGATAGAAGCTCAGGACAACGATACGGCACCAAAACTGCAAACAACACCGCTGCAAGCAATAAAACCTCCACAAATAGAtttaccaaaaaatattaaaaaaatacggCAAAGACCTTATAAACCTTTGAAATCTAAAAGCAGTGATCCTTCAAGCGGCACTGACGAAGAGCCGCTTTTGTCATCTTCAAATAAAACCACAAGTTCCAGTGATAATGATCAATCGATTAGCTCAGCATCAGCAGCGCATGATACTTCGTCATCTTCGACAGAGGCGCCCCATTTACCACCTCCACCTCAACTTCAAGCAAAACATAAACGTCCACAAGTTTGCTGGTATGATACAGATTGTTTTATCTATCTAGTTATAAGTGCACCTGATATTAGCGAATACTATTTAGAAGTCACAGAAGATACTTTAATATTCTATGCGGAAATTAATGAGCAATCAAATGCACTCGTTTTAAACTTTGCCGGTCTTATAGAACCTACTTTGGTTTCACACGAAATACGTGGCCTAAATGTTGTTGTACGTTTAGTTAAAGGGGTCTTTATGAAGTGGCCACGTTTGTTAAAGCAGACAACACGTTACCCTTGGCTTACATTTAATTTGAATGCTATCGATTTGTCGGAAGTGGAGAAATTATTACCGCAACAGCAGTTGGAAATGATTTTGCAGAAAACTTTGGGCCGTAAACTCAACGGTAGTTTTAGCAGTGATGAACCGGATTCGGATGATGAGCGCAATTTATTCCAAACATTTACACCTATTATTAACAGCGAAGATATACATGATCCCACCCTGGAAATATTCTGA